The Exiguobacterium acetylicum genome includes a window with the following:
- a CDS encoding glycoside hydrolase family 13 protein produces MFKEAVFHRAMSPFVYKYDERTIHIRLQTKKNDVDRVDLIWGDPYDWHTENPDAADWNFDPSKSNYWNTFETPMKRSGSDELYDYWFIDVVPPFRRLRYGFRLHDGATSLVFTERGWFDEKPLDDTGYYFCVPFLNAVDVFSAPDWVQDTVWYQIFPDRFANGDTTNDPAGTLPWNSTAPTTTNLFGGDFQGVIDHIDYLVELGITGIYFCPIFLAKSNHKYDTIDYLEIDPQFGTKEKFKEMVDLLHAHGIRIMLDAVFNHAGFHHKAFADIREHGSHSTYKEWFHLRDFPLVTEPLPNYDTFAFVPEMPKFNTENDEVKSYLLHVARYWVEEFGIDGWRLDVANEVDHAFWRDFRQVVKEVNPDTYILGEIWHDSQEWLLGDQFDAVMNYPFTNAALNFFALDKTKATSYANDMSHVLFSNTMNVNEVTFNLIGSHDTPRALTRAGNNKQKLRLLLLSMLTFSGSPVIYYGDEIGLDGDQDPGCRKCMPWDPEEQDQELFAYTRHLLQLRKQHKTLANEGHISFVHANDETNTIIMRRMSQDGLYYIYFNNSDVAVSLTAPQAGRGLDLLTNTHQQTLDVSLPAYTGTIVQVL; encoded by the coding sequence ATGTTTAAAGAAGCTGTGTTCCACCGTGCGATGTCTCCCTTCGTCTATAAATATGACGAGCGAACGATCCACATCCGTTTACAAACGAAAAAAAATGACGTTGATCGCGTCGACCTGATTTGGGGTGACCCATATGATTGGCATACTGAAAACCCAGATGCTGCCGATTGGAACTTCGATCCTTCGAAATCTAACTACTGGAATACATTCGAAACACCGATGAAGCGAAGTGGCTCAGATGAATTATATGATTATTGGTTCATCGATGTCGTTCCTCCCTTCCGTCGTCTACGGTACGGTTTCCGTCTCCATGACGGTGCGACGAGTCTAGTGTTTACGGAACGTGGCTGGTTCGATGAAAAACCACTTGATGATACAGGTTATTATTTCTGTGTTCCTTTCCTTAACGCAGTCGATGTATTCTCTGCACCCGATTGGGTCCAGGATACGGTCTGGTATCAAATTTTCCCGGATCGCTTCGCAAATGGTGATACGACGAACGACCCTGCCGGTACGCTTCCATGGAACAGTACAGCACCGACGACGACGAATCTTTTCGGTGGAGATTTTCAAGGTGTCATCGACCATATCGACTACCTCGTTGAGCTTGGCATCACTGGAATTTACTTCTGTCCGATTTTCTTAGCAAAATCGAATCATAAATACGATACGATTGATTACTTAGAAATTGATCCACAATTCGGTACGAAAGAAAAATTCAAAGAAATGGTCGATTTGTTACATGCACATGGCATTCGCATCATGCTGGACGCGGTCTTTAATCACGCTGGCTTCCACCATAAAGCTTTTGCTGATATTCGTGAACATGGTAGCCATTCAACCTATAAAGAATGGTTCCATCTGCGCGATTTCCCACTCGTGACCGAGCCGCTACCGAACTACGATACATTTGCTTTCGTACCTGAGATGCCAAAATTCAATACTGAGAACGATGAAGTAAAGTCATACTTACTTCATGTTGCTCGTTATTGGGTCGAAGAATTTGGAATCGATGGCTGGCGACTCGACGTCGCCAATGAGGTCGATCACGCATTTTGGCGTGATTTCCGTCAAGTCGTCAAGGAAGTAAACCCTGACACGTATATCCTTGGTGAAATTTGGCATGACTCACAGGAATGGTTGCTCGGTGACCAGTTTGACGCCGTCATGAACTATCCATTTACGAATGCTGCCTTGAACTTCTTTGCCTTAGATAAGACTAAAGCAACCTCGTATGCGAACGATATGTCACACGTATTGTTCTCAAACACGATGAATGTCAATGAAGTGACTTTTAATTTGATCGGTTCACACGATACACCACGTGCGTTGACGCGTGCTGGAAATAACAAACAGAAGCTTCGTCTTCTCTTGTTATCGATGTTGACGTTCTCGGGTAGTCCCGTCATCTATTATGGTGATGAAATCGGTCTCGATGGAGATCAAGATCCAGGCTGCCGGAAATGTATGCCATGGGATCCAGAAGAGCAGGATCAAGAGTTATTCGCCTATACGCGACACTTGTTGCAACTTCGCAAGCAACACAAAACACTTGCGAACGAAGGACATATCTCGTTTGTTCATGCAAATGACGAGACGAATACGATCATCATGCGCCGTATGAGTCAGGACGGATTGTATTACATCTACTTTAACAATTCAGATGTTGCCGTCTCCTTGACTGCTCCACAAGCCGGTCGTGGACTCGATTTATTGACGAATACACATCAGCAGACGCTTGACGTCTCACTCCCTGCTTACACGGGAACCATCGTTCAAGTTTTATAA